A segment of the Terriglobales bacterium genome:
TCTCACAACTTCCCGTGAATCCACGGGGGCGAGAGTAGTGGCCATCAGGTTGTGGGAGATGCCAGAGCCGGCATCACCGCGTGCGGGGCCCGGTACCACTCACAACTCGCCCAGTAATCTGAGGCATACGTACCGTCTCTGTCAATACAATTCTCGGAAATCTTTGGGCAAAACCCCGGAGAGCATCCAGGAAAGAGGGAGGAAAATGGGCGAAAACCAGGAGAAACAAGGAGTCAGGCGCGAGGCGGCGTGGAGTTTACTATGTGAGTACACCCCCTCGGAGAACCTGCGCCGCCATGCCCTGGCGGTGGAGGCCTGTTTGCGCGCCTACGCCCGCAAGTTCGGCGAAGACGAAGACTTCTGGGGCGTGACCGGGCTGCTGCACGACTTCGACTACGAGAAATACCCCACCGCCCAGGAGCATCCCTTCGTGGGCAGCAAGATCCTGGAGGAGCACGGCTATCCCGAGGAGCTGCGGCGCGCCATCCTCTCGCACGCCGACTACACCGGCGTCGCGCGCGAGAGCCGGCTGGAGAAGGCGCTCTTCGCCTGCGACGAGCTAGCCGGCTTCCTCACCGCCACCGCCCTGGTCAAGCCCAACAAGTCGCTGGCCGAGGTGGAGGCGGCTTCGGTACGCAAGAAGATGAAGGACAAGGCCTTCGCCCGCAGCGTCAGCCGCGACGACATCGTCAACGGGGCCGCCGCCCTGGGCGTGGACCTGGACGAGCACATCAGCTTCTGCATCGCGGCCATGCGGGCCATCGCCGATCAGCTTGGCTTGGCTGGGAAGACCCAGGGGGATTGAGTCATCGGGTCGTCGAGCCATTGAAAGAACCATACCCGAGTCTCCGACTCCCTGTGTCTCTGTGGTGAGACTACCTTAGGATCTCGGCCAGCTTGCCGGCGGCGATCAGTTCGGCCACGCGGGCGAAGTCGGCGGCCATGGCGCGGTCGTGCTCGACGGT
Coding sequences within it:
- a CDS encoding HDIG domain-containing protein, which codes for MGENQEKQGVRREAAWSLLCEYTPSENLRRHALAVEACLRAYARKFGEDEDFWGVTGLLHDFDYEKYPTAQEHPFVGSKILEEHGYPEELRRAILSHADYTGVARESRLEKALFACDELAGFLTATALVKPNKSLAEVEAASVRKKMKDKAFARSVSRDDIVNGAAALGVDLDEHISFCIAAMRAIADQLGLAGKTQGD